Proteins encoded within one genomic window of Eleutherodactylus coqui strain aEleCoq1 chromosome 1, aEleCoq1.hap1, whole genome shotgun sequence:
- the SAP18 gene encoding histone deacetylase complex subunit SAP18: MAVESRVTQEEIKKEPEKPIDREKTCPLLLRVFTTNNGRHHRMDEFSRGHVPSSELQIYTWMDATLKELTSLVKEVYPEARKKGTHFNFAIVYPDPKRPSYRVKDIGSTISGRKGSDDAMTLQSQRFQIGDYLDIAITPPNRAPPPSGRMRPY; this comes from the exons ATGGCGGTAGAGTCGCGGGTGACGCAGGAGGAGATTAAGAAGGAGCCGGAGAAACCGATTGACCGGGAGAAG ACTTGTCCTCTTCTGCTAAGAGTATTTACTACAAACAATGGGAGACATCACCGAATGGATGAATTCTCTCGGGGACATGTGCCGTCCAGTGAGCTTCAGATCTATACATG GATGGATGCTACTTTGAAAGAACTCACCAGCTTAGTGAAAGAAGTATACCCAGAGGCCCGTAAAAAAGGAACACACTTCAATTTCGCTATTGTTTATCCAGACCCCAAACGACCTAGCTACAG GGTCAAGGATATCGGCAGTACAATTTCTGGAAGAAAGGGATCAGACGATGCAATGACATTACAGTCACAGAGGTTTCAAATTGGAGATTACCTAGACATAGCAATAACACCACCCAACAGAGCTCCGCCTCCATCTGGACGTATGAGACCATACTGA